ATTTCTTTTACATTTTTGTCACGTGCAATGAAATTCAGCCAGTCTGCCATATATCCGCCATCATAGTATCCAAGTGTGCTCAAATAACTCAAGGCTAAATTTCCTGGTATTCCATTTAAGTTTCTCGTTTTTCCCATCGCTTGGTTTCAGCTTGTGGCTAACGTTGTTGTATATGGTTTGTTGCGTGTTTTAAGCACCTAATTTAGCAAATACAAACCGAATAGAAAATCCGCGAGGATTTTCGTAAATAGGCTAGAACTAGCAATAAATTATATACGGTGTTACCACACGTTTTTATTTTATTTCTATTTCAATTTGGTCAGACATTCTTGAATAATAAAACACCTGAATTTTATATTTTCCTTTCGGCAATGTATTCTTTGAGTTCGATTCAGTTTTCTTTAAAATCGGGATTTTTAATAAATCGACAGAATATTCTTTTATTTCATTTGGTTTTAAGTGAACTTCATATTCTTTTAAGTCTTCTGGTGTAAATAATTGAGAACTTAAAATATGATTTGAAACTTGGCTTGTCAGTTCTACATTTTTTAAGTCCATAATTGATGCTCCGGTTCCGATTGGATGTTCCCAATAATCTCTAATCATTATTTTTTCGGTGTTTTGGGATTTGTTTTTCCAAATGAGTTTTATTTCAATTGGTTTGTCAGCATAGTATTCTTTTTCCGCTTTGATATTGAATTCAACCTTGTCTGAAGTCGGATAGCCAGGAAATTGGATTTGTGCGTTTAATTCCGCATTCAGATTTTCTTTTTGAGCGTCTTTCTTAACTCCTTTCGCGAAGTCAAACATTTCAAGTCCGAAATAAGCAATTCCGATAATTATAATTCCAATTATTGTTATTAAAATTCCTTTTTTCATTGGTCTTGTCAAATGTGTGGTAACGGTTTGTGTAAGGATAGTTGCGTATGCGAGCAACTAACTTATTAAAAAGGAACGAACCAGAGGAAAATCCGCAGGATTTTCCGAGTAGGCTAGAACCAAGCAATTATTTTTACACGGTGTTGGCATTAGTAATTTTTATTCGGTTTTTTGATTTTCCATTGTCAGATATTAAAGTCAGTCCGCTATTTTCATCCTTTTCAATAGTCCAATGAAATGACTTTATTCCAGTTTCCAAAACTTCGATTTTATTTTTTAATCGGTCGTAAAAAATCAAGTCATTATTGGCTCTGGTATGAACTCCGCTTTTAATCGGATTTGAATTCCATTTTTGCAGATAAATACCTTTCTCTGTTCTAAAATACCAATCTCCATAAAATTCTTTTCCGAACGCATTTTTTGGTTCCGTTTTGATGTGAACGAAGGCAGGTCCAAATCTTAATTCTCCAGCATATTTGCTTAAGATTTTCAATTCAGCGAATGAAGTCAATATTGACCATTCATTTTTGAGGTCAGCATAAGAGTCATAGTCCGCATTTTTGTCAATCCGCTTTTTTTGTAATAGAAGGACAAGGACTAAAATTCCAAGGATTATATATAAAATTGTTGATGTTTCCATTATTAATGCCAACGTTGATGTGTAAGGATAGTTGCGTGTTTAAGCAACTAACTTACTAAAAATGGAACGAACCAGAGGAAAATCCGCAGGATTTTCCAAGTAGGCTAGAACCAAGCAATTGTTTTTACACGGTGTTGCCACCAGTTTTTTATTCCGATTTACTGTATTCTATTAGTTTTTCTATTTCATTTTCGGTCAATAATTTCCCGAAAGCTTTTCTATGATAGCTAATACCAAATTCAGTTTTGTCTATTTCATTTAAATCTTTTGAATCAAGAATCCATTTTTTAAATTCCAATTCTTTTATTCCACCAAATGCTGGTCCGGTCATATTTTTGTTTTTATGATGACAAGCAGCACAGTTTGCATAAAATAAACTCCGACCAGAATAAGGTGTTATTTTATTAGAAAATCCGATACTTTCAGAATTTAAAGTTGTGTCACTATCCTTAAATTTTATTGATTTAAAAATTTCCAAAATCAAGTCCTCATCCGCTATGTTTTTTCCAATCAAATTAAATCGGTTTTCTTTGTATGCTTTTTCGATATAAATTCCAATTGTCCCATTTCCAGTTTCTTTTGGTTTGGTTATCAATGCAATTTTTCCATTTATTGTGTCGGTCGCGAAAAGCTGTTTTTCACCATCTTCATAGCTAAAGTCATAAGAATACCAGCCATAGTCAAAAGTCAATGAGTCGTTTCCATTTGTGATGCCGCCAACATAGCTGTCTATTCCGTCAAATTCAATTTTTTTCCAGTGTTCTGGAATTTTAATGTGAAAAGCACCAAAATTAAAATCATCATTATTTGACTTTTGGGAATTTGAACTAAATAAGAAGTAAATACTTATTGATAGCAATAAAATTATTCCAAAATATATTGTCAATTTATTCATTTTTCAAATTGGTGGCAACGGTTAGTATATGAAAAGTAGGCGATTACGTAGCTCTGAGATTTCAAGCAAATACAAAGTTTGATGCGAGCCAAAAGCCTTGATGTTAGTGTTATTTCGCCTATTTTTTATATACAGTGTTAGCATGCGTTTTATTCTATTTCCCCAACAAAAGTCAGTTCTGGCCAATCCTTATCGAACTTCTTCCGAATAACAAAAGTGCTGGTTAGACCCAAGCTATTTCTAAATATAATTGATTTCAATTCCCAGTTCTTTTCGTCATGCGGTCTTATCGCACCTAGTCCAGCATTAACCAATTTGAGGTCTAAATGACTTATTATAGAAGGATTTGCAAACTGAGCAGTTGGAGTATATTGTATAGAATATTCATAAATTCCCGTTGATACGTTATAATTCAATTTTTCTTCAATTATGTTTTCATTAGGTTTTTTATATA
This genomic stretch from Flavobacteriaceae bacterium GSB9 harbors:
- a CDS encoding cytochrome c, producing MNKLTIYFGIILLLSISIYFLFSSNSQKSNNDDFNFGAFHIKIPEHWKKIEFDGIDSYVGGITNGNDSLTFDYGWYSYDFSYEDGEKQLFATDTINGKIALITKPKETGNGTIGIYIEKAYKENRFNLIGKNIADEDLILEIFKSIKFKDSDTTLNSESIGFSNKITPYSGRSLFYANCAACHHKNKNMTGPAFGGIKELEFKKWILDSKDLNEIDKTEFGISYHRKAFGKLLTENEIEKLIEYSKSE